The DNA sequence TCGGCTCTCAATATCAGAACTCTCCGCCTGTGTACTGACGACATCTTGGAGGCCGTCTTTAACAGTGTCAAAAGGAACGCGGTCAAAGGGACCAAGACCAATATTTTTGTGGCGGCTTTCACCACGTGTCATGCTCGGCTCAAACTCTACGAGTCCCTCGACACCCTTCAAAAGCAAGTCCTTTACTATGATACCAACAGTGTGGTAGAAAAGTGGCGTCCTGGTCAGCCTTACATCGCCATCGGTGATTTTTTGCGATATGACAGATGAACTGGATGGAGATGTCATCACAGAGTTTGTTTCCGGTGGCGCGAATAATTATGGGCACGTGCAAGCAAAGTTGTCTGCAAAGTACGCGGTCTCACGTTGAACGTCCGCGGATCAGccatcttaaattttaaaaccaTGAAAGACAATATTTTGTCGGAATTAGAGACTCCTCAGGACTCTGAACATAGTCACACCTTATCATTTTCGAAGGGATTAGGAACAGAAACAAATTCAAGTCGTTCCGCGCGTAAAGCAGTATGGGTTGGTTTTCGATAAGCGGGTGGTAGATGTCGCGACCAAATCGAGTCATCCCTATGGCTACGAGAGGATTGGGGATGAAATAGACcttttgttagatttgtaaACCAATTCAAGGGCGTGACGTCACCAGGATGTCACACATGTCCCGTATGTAAAAATGTACTTTTCGACATtccattaaacaaaaaatatgatttgGACAGAAATACAGTGTGTTTTTATTAACTTCCGGTCGCGCTGTCCTTTCACTTCCGGGGACCTGGGGAGCAGTTGGGGATGctgctttctgattggtcgaaatgGGTCACGTGAACAAATTGATGACGTGTTCAACACTAATGAGGCACGTGACCCAAAAAATAATACCCCCATTGTCTTTtctgcgctctgattggttactACCAGAAGTAGCCCTGTTGACTAATGACCGGTCTCTAAACTGTAACTTCTTCCCAGATCTGATGCCATAATGATAACACTCGCACTGTTGGTGTCACTCCTCTTGACGGTAACAAGGCGTTATTCTGGTAAGTATTTCCGTCTGGTTTCtaacaatttcaattttaatttgacAGTTAACTGAGAGATTTCTTGCGCTATTTGGTCATTCGAGCGCTATGGTCgatgttagtttttttaaaaactttttaggAGCGGCCGTGAATGTCTCTAGTAGGGGCGGCGCATTTAGACACCCACGGCTGCTTACGGCACAGCTCGTGTTATCATCCTCCGCCTTCGGCCACGGCTTACAACACTTACAACGACCTTGACCgacctcattcaataattggcTTACATTGTTCATTATCGTTAAGTCACAAGAGTCAAAAGTGCCCAATTTGATCCTATTTAGCTTTGGAATGCCCAGAAACGTGGAAAGAATTTGAAGGCTTTTGCTACAAGGTTATGGATAGGCTCGGTTATCGGCGGAGATTTGCTTGGTCAACAGCAGTAAGCGGATGTTTTGGGTTTGGAGGAGACCTGGTAAGCATAtcgaatgaaaaggaaaagaagttTGTCCATGAAACGGCTTTCAAGGACGCAAACCGCACTTCTGTTTGGATTGGGTTGGCGTATCGGCATCAAAAGGGTGGATATGTATGGACCAATGGAGAATCATTTAACATTTCTGTTTCTGTCCAGTGGCTCAACATGTCGAGAATTGTTTATGAAAATAAATGCGTCGAAATCTTGAAAAATGGCTGGAACCTCACCGAATGTTGCAAGGAAAATAAACATCTCTTCTGCAAGAGACCGAAAGGTGAGTTGTTCCTGCGTGGGAACTCGACATTGAAAATGATGGGGAAGTTCTAATCGTACCAGGTACGACCAAAGCACAGGTAAAATTTGATCCATTGAGGCGCTTAAACTCTTAAACAGACTTTAGATAGACTTTACGCCTTTAAGTTTTTGGCAAGCTAGATTCCACCCTGATATTTGgctttttccatttgttttctcGTTTTGTTTTGCAGTCATTTTAACCTCAATTATAACCTTGCTGGGTTAAAGGAGCTTTTTTGGTGGCTACAATGCAGTTTTTGACACATGACCAGCCACgcccataattatgcaaattttaCATGTTAGAATTACCACACCCAAACACATATTAAAGATCCTAATTTTTCTtgtattctattttaaaaaaatgaaatataacaACTGATTGATTACCGGGAAATTTTAGAATATTATATTCCTTGTTCTCTGATTCTCGTCCCAGTCTCTCTAACGTTTACAGCTGTGCCATGATTCTTATTGGTTTCAAACTATTtgctctgtaaatgtttcactaATGAGGTCCATTGGCCTGTTCTGCTGGTTGGTTTTTCAATGGAGTATCTTGCTACAAGGAAAATGGAAACGGTACCTGGGAAGGTGCAAGACAAGGGTGTACTGATTCCGGAGGTGATTTAGTAAAGGTTGATGATGATAATCAAAAACGATTTTTGATTCACTTCATGGAGGTCACCGGTCTGAAGAAAACCAACTTAGACGTAAGTATCGAGTCATTAACTCTTCGAGCCTCATGATCGCatgatcagcatgaaatttctccaTGTAACATTAATTCATTATAAAACATATTAGTCACAAGAATTAATTTTATAAGGAGATGATCATCCGAGGTAAATGTAATTGATTCTTAATACAATTACTCTTCCCACCACATCTGTAGGAAACGTGTAAGGACAGGACATGGGCATTTAACTTGAGATGTTAGGTTTTTTATGCAGTTGATAGAGCACGCTTAAGGCTAGGGTAATTATATATAAGAAGAGATTTCAAAGAGGAATGCGGAGAAATCACATCTTCTGTGTAGTTCTTGTCACAGACCCAATTGAATCAGTGATGTAGATCGTAGACAgttttaaatccattttaatCTATATTTGTATCTTGAAAAACGCAAATGTTCAAAAGACAACGTTTCTCATCCTCAGTTACTTTGgcataacctgagatcaggcccaatttaaGCGGTTCTCATATATTCTCTCTAACGGccaccgctaaaattgggcctttTCCAAACTCTCTCAGGTTTGTGCTagttacggccagattttggccgtatcgctgattggctgttagaacaatgccacaagatctgattggctgtcggaaatGCCGGAAGTTGAAAGCTCTTGTTCCTCTtgtggttgttttcgtgaatgatccgcCATCTGCGGAGAGAAAGGTCGAT is a window from the Porites lutea chromosome 10, jaPorLute2.1, whole genome shotgun sequence genome containing:
- the LOC140949487 gene encoding macrophage mannose receptor 1-like; translated protein: MITLALLVSLLLTVTRRYSALECPETWKEFEGFCYKVMDRLGYRRRFAWSTAVSGCFGFGGDLVSISNEKEKKFVHETAFKDANRTSVWIGLAYRHQKGGYVWTNGESFNISVSVQWLNMSRIVYENKCVEILKNGWNLTECCKENKHLFCKRPKGPLACSAGWFFNGVSCYKENGNGTWEGARQGCTDSGGDLVKVDDDNQKRFLIHFMEVTGLKKTNLDHVWIGRKGDSNCLQMETKTGMIERAGDCNDQKNYICEIPASTTSTVCYEYPSRNSSVPIKVSCTFPEDLCFKYDNTTSNGEQVTIRGCISADQCGQFDDHHLHCCEGDLCNSVKNTTISEPENPTQAISKVIYISLGITSAFLLLSVAIVVWCYRRKKLKTIERQQLLSLSRTKCYLSYQHDIKLCPVGEVALLEGKGRFRQVAFDL